The window agttggtcgcgagatcttatgggtttcacctctagcctaccccaatttgtttgggactaaaggctttgttgttgttgttgaacaaATATTGAATTTGATGAACAAAATTTGTATTCCAGGACATTTAAAAAAAAGATGAACAATTTTTTTATTCagtgaacaatttttttaatttgatgaacattttttgaaaacagtgAACAAAAACAGGTTGTGTGGGCATTAGTCGGCAGATACCCAGAAATATTTCATCTAAATTATAATCACCAGCTGTTTATAAACTTCTCGCTGTGTGCTGATTCTACTCTAACGTTTTAATTCTGATGATGAGTCGCGCACGTGACAGCCTTGAGAAATCATCAACCACCGTGGCACACACGTTGTGTGGAGGGTGCACTGAGATCTAGCTCGAGCTACTATCCCCGCGTCGCGTCCGCGCGCGGGAGCCGGACACGACACCACGACTCGGCTACACCGCTGCACCACGGATGCCGTTCTACCGGTGGCTAGAGCTTGGAACTGAATCTACATTCACGCACCGGCCAGCAGAGACAAGACATGCACTGCATGAAAACATGGACAAAGATCCACACAAATGGAGATTCCATATCGACATCATCAACGTACAAAACAGCCACCGCAACTAATCACAACTCTCACTCATGGCACACAGTACAAATCAGGTCCCGATCGATTATTTCGCCACCAGCAGCACGAACTCATCTAGTAGCAGTACAATCTCCGTGCCGCGGCGCGGTGCACGCGGATCACGGGGCCGACACGCACGGCCCCGCAACTTATTGCTACCACCACCCGCCACCAACCACAACACACGAGGAGGCCGGCGTACTCGATCTTACGCATCGGCGGCGCCATCGGCTGGGCAGCGGTCGACGACGGCCTCCAGCTTGTAGGGCGCGGCGTCGGTGGCGAGCCACTGCTCGACGGTGAAGAGCTGCTGGGCGCAGCCGCGGTGCGGGCCGGTGACGGTGACCTCCACGTAGTTGCAGTACCAGCCGTGGTGCGCGCCGGTGCCGTCGGAGGACACCCTCATGCGGCAGGGCGCGCTGGCCATGCACGGCCCGCGCCCGCTGAAGATGTCGAGGTTGCCGCGCTCGAAGTAGGAGTGGCCCTGCCACATGAGCCCGCCCCACGACGGCAGGTCCGAGATAGCCACGCCGTCGGCGTTGCCCGCGGTGTAGAGCTCCAGCGTGATGTTGGCGTCCGTCCCGGCCTTCCAGATCGACCCCGTCCGCACATACACCGTGTACACGCACTCCTGGCTGTCGCCGCCCACCACGGCGCCGCCCTTGGTCAGCTGCGAACGGATCGAAGCCGGCAAGGTAAACGCGATGAGTACACGAGCAGCGTAGCAATCATGTCATGAGGATAGGAGAGGGAGGGTGGTGAGTCACCTTGATCTGAGTCGGGAGGTCGCGGCCATGGGCCAGCGCGGTGGcggagacggcgacggcgaaggcgaggaggagggcgGCGAGCCGAGCCATGGCTGACGGATCGGAGTGCGATCGAGCTTGGTGTCTTAAGATGCGGAGATTGCTGGGGGGGGGGAGTGGATGGTATAAAATGGAAGTGGGTGATGAGGCCGCGTTGGGCCTTGGCTGTCATCGTGCCACCGTGGCGTCGATCCGATCCGGAAAGCTTTAAAAAGTCTGTGCAGTTTTGTCCCTGCTCGTCTGAACTAATCCTGCATTATTCAATGGACGCATCATGGCCGACAGACAGACAGACAGGGCCGTGCCACCCGCCCCGCTCCCTCCGCTGTTTCTCGTTCCAAGTATCTCCTTACTGTTTTCATACGATACGAACTACTGAATTCGAAAGAAAATGATCGAAATAGCCTTAAGATCCGATCACAAACATATGGTAGAAGGGCTTAAGCTAAAGATGGTGTATGCATTGTGGAATTTTAAGCCAGCTATAACAAATATGATGGACACATCTTAAACATGGAAACCATGAACGTGTCCCAAGGGAATCCCAGAAGACAATGCCCTGGTAAACGGCACAGGGTACTAATAATACGATCACCATCGCGGCAGGGCTGGATCTGTTCTTCTCCGTGGGTTGCTCTCATGTTGGCCATGTTATGCCACATGCCGCCACATTACTAGACCCACCACACACTTTAACATCTCCAGATTTGCTAAAACAGCCTATCCCtccccttgatcaaatgcataattGGCTCAACACTGCAGGCTTCTATGATTAGCAAGAATCCAATGGGAATTTGGGACTATTATCTAAGATTTCCATGTCCCCTAATTATAGCATGAAGCACAACCAGTTTAGTATTCAGGGCTTCTATTGTTCGCAAGTTTCATTGGAATTCTGCCAAAATTCCACACAGGGCACGGTTCAGTTACGGGTAGATACAGGAAAAGCCTCATGAAGCAAAAGAGGCCCCGAGTCACTGGAAACATTTTAACGAACACAGCTTATCAGACCAATCCGAGTGTCGCAGAGAACTGCAAATACAAGAAACAAATCTTGAACCAACCGTGACGCAGTGGTGCAAGCTTACTCAGGCGAAGAGATTGTATTCTACCTAGTGTACAGTTTACAgattgggtgcaccagcagtcctggTGACACCAATCAGTCGAATTGTTGGCGCAGGGCCATCTCAGTTTCGCTCTTCCATGATGCATGTGACGATTGCCCTCTCATCCTCTTCACTTTCTCCTTGTCTTTCACAGCAGAACCCTTCTTCTTCTCTGGCTCTTTAGCCTGCACCGGTCTGTCGTTGCAAACAGGGCATACCATTCCTTGCGCATGTGAATAGGTTTTTGGTATACCACACTGGAGGCACATTCTACAAATTGAAGAGAAAAAAACACAGTGAGGAGTCCTGTATAAGGCATATaccaggaatgacaacagatcgtaTAAACAATTCAGCCATATGTGTGCTCGGTATGCTTTTGTTTAGTTATTTCGTAGTTGTATTCATGAAACAAAGTGGCCGTCTGTTACCTTAGAAGCTCGGCAGCATCTTCCGGACCAGGATTTGCAGCGCCTATTTTCCTCTTTCCTTCAACAGAACCTGGAGGGCTGGCACCATTCTTCATGTCACTGCTAACTCGTTCGTGACCAGCAACCAACTGTGGTTTCGCCGACACAACCGCAACTGGAGACAGTTTTGTAGTCAGATTAGCCAAG is drawn from Triticum dicoccoides isolate Atlit2015 ecotype Zavitan chromosome 6B, WEW_v2.0, whole genome shotgun sequence and contains these coding sequences:
- the LOC119323865 gene encoding PLAT domain-containing protein 3-like, with amino-acid sequence MARLAALLLAFAVAVSATALAHGRDLPTQIKLTKGGAVVGGDSQECVYTVYVRTGSIWKAGTDANITLELYTAGNADGVAISDLPSWGGLMWQGHSYFERGNLDIFSGRGPCMASAPCRMRVSSDGTGAHHGWYCNYVEVTVTGPHRGCAQQLFTVEQWLATDAAPYKLEAVVDRCPADGAADA